The Spirosoma radiotolerans genome has a window encoding:
- a CDS encoding quinone oxidoreductase family protein: protein MKAILLAEKNQPVQRIDAPMPTAGPGEVLVKIDAAALNHRDVFIQQGLYPGIKLPAILGSDGAGTVMAVGEGMDTAWRGQAVVINPAMHWGDNPRFYGPDFRILGMPDQGTFAEYIVVGKAYIHPKPAHLSFEQAAALPLAGLTAWRALMTRAALHTSGTPEKVLITGIGGGAALFALQFAVSAGAEVWVTSGSEEKLAKAKALGATGGVNYRDPDWAKTLMSQAGGASSNSVMSGCFDVIIDSAGGSGFAKLINVAAPGGRIAFFGGTTGNITDILPPKVFFKQLSIYGSTMGTEHEFADMLSFVDTHKIVPVVDEVLPLDEIEEAMKKMDSGKQFGKIVLKING from the coding sequence ATGAAAGCAATTTTGCTTGCCGAAAAGAATCAGCCAGTACAACGTATTGATGCACCCATGCCCACGGCTGGGCCCGGTGAAGTCCTTGTGAAAATAGACGCAGCGGCTTTAAATCACCGCGATGTATTTATTCAGCAAGGGTTATATCCAGGGATCAAACTGCCCGCTATTCTGGGTTCCGATGGCGCAGGTACCGTGATGGCCGTTGGCGAAGGCATGGATACGGCCTGGCGTGGACAGGCCGTTGTTATCAATCCAGCTATGCATTGGGGCGATAATCCACGATTTTATGGGCCTGATTTTCGGATTTTGGGTATGCCTGATCAGGGCACATTTGCCGAATATATAGTGGTCGGGAAGGCCTATATTCACCCTAAGCCTGCGCACTTGTCGTTCGAGCAGGCGGCTGCTCTGCCGTTGGCGGGGCTGACTGCCTGGCGGGCACTCATGACGCGGGCGGCCCTGCATACATCTGGCACACCCGAAAAGGTACTCATCACAGGTATTGGTGGCGGAGCGGCCTTATTTGCGTTGCAATTTGCCGTTAGTGCAGGCGCCGAAGTTTGGGTAACATCAGGGTCTGAAGAGAAGCTGGCAAAGGCGAAGGCACTAGGGGCTACGGGTGGCGTCAATTACCGCGACCCAGACTGGGCTAAAACGCTTATGTCCCAGGCGGGCGGAGCTAGCAGCAATTCAGTGATGAGTGGCTGTTTCGACGTTATTATTGATAGTGCTGGTGGCTCAGGCTTCGCTAAGTTGATCAATGTGGCCGCACCGGGAGGGCGGATCGCGTTCTTCGGAGGAACAACCGGAAATATTACCGACATTCTTCCACCCAAAGTGTTTTTCAAGCAACTGTCTATTTATGGGTCAACGATGGGCACTGAACATGAATTTGCCGACATGCTTTCGTTTGTCGATACGCATAAAATTGTGCCTGTTGTGGATGAGGTTTTGCCGCTCGATGAGATTGAAGAGGCCATGAAAAAAATGGATTCCGGTAAGCAGTTCGGAAAAATAGTGCTTAAAATCAATGGCTAG
- a CDS encoding GNAT family N-acetyltransferase: MRKLGDEFITKYLTFVQIKQRKSIMITYRKASIDDTEPIAQLHSLSWQQNYRGIWKDEFLDGNVLENRRSVWQHRLSQPAANQHVIVAEANQSICGFACVYVDNDAVWGTLLDNLHVLKNLKGQGIGTHLIKSAARWASSINPNSGFYLWVLPQNHSARKFYEKLGAVNQELVSLESPDGGQSDACRYVWPAINTLLT, translated from the coding sequence ATGCGTAAACTAGGAGATGAATTTATAACGAAATACCTGACTTTTGTGCAGATTAAACAACGTAAGTCGATAATGATAACGTATCGAAAGGCAAGTATTGATGATACGGAGCCTATTGCCCAGCTCCATAGCCTGAGCTGGCAGCAAAACTACAGGGGTATTTGGAAAGATGAATTTCTGGATGGCAATGTACTCGAAAATCGGCGCTCGGTCTGGCAGCACCGCCTGAGCCAGCCAGCGGCTAATCAGCATGTTATTGTTGCGGAAGCTAACCAATCAATTTGTGGATTCGCCTGCGTATATGTAGACAATGACGCCGTTTGGGGAACGTTACTCGATAACCTGCACGTTCTTAAAAACCTGAAAGGACAAGGAATTGGCACGCATCTTATCAAATCGGCGGCTCGCTGGGCGTCCTCTATAAACCCGAATTCAGGTTTTTATTTGTGGGTATTACCGCAAAACCATAGTGCCCGAAAATTTTACGAAAAGTTAGGTGCCGTTAACCAGGAACTGGTTTCTCTGGAAAGTCCGGATGGCGGTCAATCAGACGCCTGCCGGTATGTGTGGCCAGCTATAAATACATTACTTACATAG